The following coding sequences lie in one Yoonia sp. G8-12 genomic window:
- a CDS encoding peroxidase-related enzyme (This protein belongs to a clade of uncharacterized proteins related to peroxidases such as the alkylhydroperoxidase AhpD.) produces the protein MTDQPTALDLPMADPLPEATQKYFDICQEKLGMVPNVLQAYAFDVDKLNAFTALYNDIMLASSGLSKLEREMIAVAVSSINKCYYCLTAHGAAVRQLSGDPQLGEMLVMNWRVAPLDARQKAMLEFAELMTVASAKIEEKDRDALRQVGFSDRDIWDIAATAGFYNMSNRIASATDMRPNDEYHTLAR, from the coding sequence TTGACTGACCAACCCACCGCCCTCGATCTGCCCATGGCCGACCCATTGCCGGAGGCAACACAGAAATACTTTGATATCTGTCAGGAAAAGCTTGGGATGGTGCCCAATGTCCTGCAGGCTTATGCTTTTGATGTGGACAAGCTGAACGCGTTTACGGCGCTTTATAATGATATCATGCTAGCCTCTTCTGGCCTGTCTAAGCTTGAACGCGAAATGATCGCGGTGGCGGTGTCGTCGATCAACAAATGCTACTATTGCCTGACCGCGCATGGTGCTGCGGTGCGTCAGCTATCGGGCGATCCGCAACTGGGCGAAATGCTTGTCATGAACTGGCGGGTGGCCCCTTTGGATGCGCGTCAAAAGGCGATGCTGGAATTTGCCGAATTGATGACGGTTGCCAGTGCCAAGATCGAAGAAAAAGACCGCGATGCTTTGCGTCAGGTTGGGTTTTCGGACCGTGATATCTGGGACATAGCTGCAACAGCGGGTTTTTATAATATGAGCAACCGGATCGCTTCCGCCACTGATATGCGGCCAAATGATGAATATCACACGCTCGCCCGATGA
- a CDS encoding GNAT family N-acetyltransferase, with protein sequence MNDQPAGTVYVGIAANCAMIHALEIGTAHRRQGLAQYLTRAAAFWARDHGADYLTLVTTQLNVAANALYTSLGMTLVGQYHYRRLPE encoded by the coding sequence TTGAACGACCAACCGGCTGGCACAGTCTATGTTGGGATCGCCGCCAACTGTGCGATGATCCACGCGCTTGAGATCGGCACGGCCCATCGCAGGCAAGGGTTGGCGCAGTATTTGACGCGGGCGGCCGCCTTTTGGGCGCGGGATCATGGCGCAGACTACCTCACACTTGTGACAACGCAGCTGAATGTCGCCGCCAATGCGCTCTATACTTCCCTCGGCATGACGCTTGTGGGACAGTACCATTATCGAAGATTGCCGGAGTGA